The following coding sequences lie in one Schistosoma mansoni strain Puerto Rico chromosome 3, complete genome genomic window:
- a CDS encoding KRAB-A domain-containing protein: MPLRQPPRRVPVHYQPQLESMIKEMLEKKIIVPSSSPWASPIVLVKKKDSSLRLCIDYRRLNAITKRDSSPLPRIDTTLDAVRGACWFSTLDLASGYWQVEVRPQDRKKTAFVVPNGLYEFQVMTFGLTNAPATFQRLMQTVLHGLVPHKCLIHPDDIIVYGSTPEQHNANLRAVLQSIKQHNLKVKPSKCRLLQKEVLFLGHRITEDGVARDKEKTSAIINWPQPKSAEEVRSFLGLASYYRRFVRDFASLAAPLHRLTHKGRKFLWTTECQQAFNTLKSCLAAPPILAFPDTSDKGGEFILDTDASSSAIGAVLSTTQDGQERVIAYTSRRLDKRETRYSTTRREMLALVKFLQHFRHYLLGRPFRVRTDHRALQWLRSFREPEGQVARWQERLQEFDFTCEYRPGSRHTNADALSRIPQTADPDMRIIYQRQLQGNNKPPMKELKDQSLTTRRICTKWSNLKLYGDTLFLINEARQSLLVVPRIKVESIVEQVHRELGHAGERRTEYAGRQRFWWPSMHEDVVQICKNCNTCCRFKSPRQTPRAPLTPMVTTGPHQRIGIDIMGPLTTTKKGNCYILVMVDYFTKWCEAVPLPQQDALTVARAFIDHWVSRYGAPFSLNSDQGPAFESHLIAEICQLLGIRKTRTTAYHPEGNGLVERTNRSIKAILQAFVSRSSQELWDDVLPQCLLAYRTSVHGSTGFSPAILLFGHELRLPVEIQTPLLPCEEQEHVPYIRTLRNRLADAYRLVNSNLRKASEHQKDLYDRRVHGPVYKVGDRVWLRRPMTSSGSCSKFHQPWQGPFEIVLIRSPTTFVLRNLQRPQDDVITVHYDQMKPDRMTVSSDAQFANPPPATTFYEVPSEGGTAYPCPRPGTEDSAYLREGAV, translated from the exons ATGCCATTACGTCAACCACCCCGAAGAGTACCGGTACACTATCAGCCTCAGTTAGAATCAATGATAAAAGAGATGTTAGAGAAAAAGATTATTGTGCCATCTTCATCACCGTGGGCTTCACCCATTGTTTTAGTGAAGAAGAAAGACTCCTCCCTTCGATTATGTATAGATTACCGTCGCCTTAATGCTATAACAAAGCGCGACTCCTCCCCACTACCACGGATTGATACAACATTGGATGCTGTGAGAGGTGCGTGTTGGTTTTCGACTTTAGACCTAGCATCCGGATACTGGCAAGTAGAAGTACGACCTCAGGATAGAAAAAAGACGGCATTTGTTGTACCAAATGGTCTCTACGAATTTCAGGTGATGACTTTCGGGTTAACTAATGCCCCAGCAACCTTTCAACGACTCATGCAGACGGTTCTACATGGCCTGGTACCACACAAATGTTTGATTCACCCTGATGATATTATTGTGTATGGCAGCACGCCTGAACAGCATAATGCCAACTTAAGGGCAGTCTTACAGAGTATTAAGCAGCACAATTTAAAGGTGAAACCGTCCAAATGTCGACTCTTGCAGAAAGAAGTACTCTTTCTAGGACATCGCATTACAGAAGATGGGGTAGCAAGAGATAAGGAAAAAACGAGCGCCATTATTAATTGGCCACAGCCGAAATCTGCGGAGGAGGTACGTAGCTTCTTGGGGCTCGCTTCTTACTATAGACGTTTCGTGCGCGATTTCGCATCCCTAGCAGCACCTTTACATCGCCTGACGCATAAAGGACGAAAATTTTTGTGGACCACAGAATGCCAACAAGCATTTAACACCCTGAAATCATGTCTTGCTGCTCCACCCATACTAGCTTTTCCAGACACTTCAGATAAAGGAGGTGAGTTTATACTTGACACTGATGCTAGCTCGTCAGCTATCGGAGCAGTCCTTTCT ACAACACAAGATGGACAGGAGAGGGTCATAGCGTACACTAGCCGGCGGTTAGATAAAAgggagacaaggtattctacgaCGCGCCGAGAGATGCTGGCTTTGGTAAAATTTTTGCAACATTTTCGTCACTATCTCCTAGGGCGCCCTTTTCGTGTACGCACAGACCATCGTGCATTACAGTGGCTTCGTTCATTTCGCGAGCCAGAGGGGCAAGTGGCACGCTGGCAAGAACGACTGCAAGAGTTCGATTTCACATGCGAGTACCGACCTGGAAGCCGACATACAAACGCAGACGCTCTTTCCCGCATACCTCAAACCGCAG ACCCAGACATGCGGATTATATATCAAAGACAGTTACAGGGAAACAATAAACCACCCATGAAAGAGTTAAAGGATCAATCACTAACAACTCGTCGTATTTGCACTAAATGGAGTAATCTAAAATTATATGGCGACACGTTATTCTTAATTAACGAAGCGAGACAATCTCTATTGGTAGTACCACGGATAAAAGTTGAGAGCATTGTGGAGCAGGTGCACCGCGAACTAGGTCATGCAGGAGAACGAAGGACGGAATACGCGGGCCGCCAGCGCTTTTGGTGGCCATCCATGCATGAAGATGTAGTGCAAATTTGCAAAAATTGTAACACGTGCTGTCGTTTCAAATCGCCTCGACAGACACCTCGTGCACCGTTAACCCCGATGGTGACCACAGGACCACATCAGCGGATCGGCATAGATATCATGGGACcattaacaacaacaaagaaaggGAATTGCTACATACTGGTTATGGTAGATTACTTTACTAAATGGTGCGAAGCAGTACCCCTTCCCCAGCAAGACGCTCTTACGGTTGCCCGAGCTTTCATCGATCATTGGGTTTCCCGCTATGGCGCCCCCTTCTCACTTAATTCTGATCAAGGTCCAGCCTTTGAAAGTCACCTCATCGCCGAGATATGCCAGCTTTTGGGAATCAGGAAGACACGAACCACTGCGTATCACCCAGAAGGTAACGGGCTGGTAGAAAGAACAAACAGAAGTATTAAAGCCATATTGCAAGCGTTTGTGAGCAGATCGTCGCAGGAGTTATGGGATGATGTCCTTCCTCAGTGTCTTTTAGCATATCGTACATCGGTACATGGCTCCACCGGGTTTTCACCCGCTATTTTATTATTCGGGCATGAATTACGCTTACCAGTGGAGATACAGACGCCCCTGCTGCCCTGCGAAGAACAGGAGCATGTACCGTACATACGTACTCTCCGTAACCGCTTAGCTGATGCATACCGCTTGGTCAACAGCAATTTGCGCAAAGCTAGTGAACATCAAAAGGACTTGTACGATCGTCGGGTGCACGGACCAGTGTATAAGGTCGGTGATCGCGTTTGGCTACGTCGTCCCATGACATCGTCAGGGAGTTGCAGTAAGTTCCACCAGCCATGGCAAGGCCCCTTTGAAATCGTCCTCATCCGTTCCCCCACTACGTTTGTATTACGTAACTTGCAACGACCCCAGGATGACGTGATAACTGTACACTATGACCAAATGAAACCAGATAGGATGACAGTTTCCTCGGATGCCCAGTTCGCCAATCCACCACCTGCCACTACGTTTTATGAGGTACCATCAGAAGGGGGGACAGCATATCCATGTCCGAGACCAGGCACTGAGGACAGTGCCTATTTAAGAGAGGGGGCGGTGTAA
- a CDS encoding putative protein orai-1, translating to MSSDNVVTSSVLPDSYSLARRHLQLSRAKLKATSRVSALLAGFAMVAIIELQVAVGESKPPEGLLFAFTILSCLLVVVHIMAVMISTCILPHIDSYTVPQDCYLIEEAPHNRLRTFVEVAWICSTVVGIILFLAVLVCHSCNNCFDTGHAHFRHFRHIILSCAYYLQS from the exons ATGAGTTCAGACAACGTTGTTACTTCTTCAGTACTCCCAGATTCATATTCACTAGCTCGAAGACACTTACAGTTGAGTCGAGCAAAGCTGAAAGCCACTAGTCGAGTGTCTGCGCTGCTGGCGGGTTTCGCTATGGTTGCAATCATTGAATTGCAG GTTGCCGTTGGTGAAAGTAAACCACCTGAAGGATTATTGTTTGCTTTCACGATTCTTTCATGTCTTCTCGTTGTCGTGCATATAATGGCTGTAATGATAAGTACTTGTATCTTGCCACATATTGACTCATACACGGTCCCTCAAGACTGTTATTTGATTGAGGAAGCACCGCACAACAGATTAAGAAC ATTTGTTGAAGTTGCATGGATTTGCAGTACTGTCGTTggcattattttgtttttagctGTG CTTGTCTGCCATAGCTGCAACAATTGTTTTGATACCGGCCATGCTCATTTTCGTCATTTTCGCCATATTATTTTATCGTGCGCTTACTACCTACAAAGTTGA
- a CDS encoding putative protein orai-1 codes for MSSDNVVTSSVLPDSYSLARRHLQLSRAKLKATSRVSALLAGFAMVAIIELQVAVGESKPPEGLLFAFTILSCLLVVVHIMAVMISTCILPHIDSYTVPQDCYLIEEAPHNRLRTFVEVAWICSTVVGIILFLAVVTLAFWVKFWSVSSLSAIAATIVLIPAMLIFVIFAILFYRALTTYKVERATEMIRNIDMRMSFLRSGVQKMYDEDNRKQHV; via the exons ATGAGTTCAGACAACGTTGTTACTTCTTCAGTACTCCCAGATTCATATTCACTAGCTCGAAGACACTTACAGTTGAGTCGAGCAAAGCTGAAAGCCACTAGTCGAGTGTCTGCGCTGCTGGCGGGTTTCGCTATGGTTGCAATCATTGAATTGCAG GTTGCCGTTGGTGAAAGTAAACCACCTGAAGGATTATTGTTTGCTTTCACGATTCTTTCATGTCTTCTCGTTGTCGTGCATATAATGGCTGTAATGATAAGTACTTGTATCTTGCCACATATTGACTCATACACGGTCCCTCAAGACTGTTATTTGATTGAGGAAGCACCGCACAACAGATTAAGAAC ATTTGTTGAAGTTGCATGGATTTGCAGTACTGTCGTTggcattattttgtttttagctGTGGTAACTTTAGCATTTTGGGTTAAATTTTGGTCTGTGAGTAGCTTGTCTGCCATAGCTGCAACAATTGTTTTGATACCGGCCATGCTCATTTTCGTCATTTTCGCCATATTATTTTATCGTGCGCTTACTACCTACAAAGTTGAACGAGCTACGGAAATGATACGTAATATTGATATGCGCATGTCCTTTCTTAGAAGTGGAGTCCAGAAGATGTATGACGAAGATAACAGGAAACAACATGTGTGA